In Zingiber officinale cultivar Zhangliang chromosome 3A, Zo_v1.1, whole genome shotgun sequence, the DNA window ATGAAACATGCAGAAGTTGAAAATTTCTATGCCCTCAGCCTATTAATAAATGGTATCTTGGTCATAGCCACCACCACTATCATAACTTGGAAAGATTTAGAATTTATCAGAGAAACTGCAATCTCTTTCTCAATTAAAGTCTCATGAATATACATTTTACTcctttaaaattaatctaatgccATACTATTCCTTTCTCCAACTAAGCCAAACTACTGCTACAAAGATGTCCGTCTATATTAGGAACATAACCTTTCTCAATCATCTCATCCTTGATCATACCATAAGTCACTCTGTTTGGTAACAAACCTTTCTCCAGTATCATGTTCAGTAGCTCGTTTGCCTTTTCCATCTTACCTATTCCACAAAAGTActtgataaatatattataagTTGGAACATTTGCACGTTTTCCACTCCTTTCCATCCTTATCTTCATATTATAAGCTGCACCGAGGTTCCCTTTTTTACAGAATGCTTCTATTAATGTATTGTATGTTAGGTGGCTTGGCTTCACGCCCATCTCCAACATCTCATCCAACAACTTAACTGCCTTTGCTAACTTCCCTTCATTGCACAAAGAACCAATCAACACATTGTAAGTCACAAGATCAGCTCTTACGCCTTTCTCTTTCATTTCATCTAAAAGCTCTACAACTATTTTTCTATCCCCATTTTTGCAGAATCCATTTATCAAGCAATTATAGGTTGAAATATTTGGATTAATCCCTTTCTTTAACATCAATCCTTTCAACCCAGTTGCTTCCTCCATCATACCAGCACGACAGCACCCATCAATCAAGGTGTTGTACGTAATAACATTCGGCAACAAGTTGTTCTCACTAATGACATCCAAAAACCCCTTAGCCTTTTCCATGTCTCCTTTCTTACACAATCCATTGATGATAGCATTGAAGATCACCACATAAGGATTCAAATTATAATCCTGCATTTCCGTAAGCAACTCCAGAGCTTCTCCCAACTTGTCCTCACAACAAAGACCATTGATCAAAGAGCTATAGGTAACAACATTGGGGGAGAGTCCTTGCCGCTTCATTTCATCCAGAAACCTCATTGCAAAAGAACTGTTACCATCCTTGCAGTAACCGTTGATCAGAATATTGAAAGTAATCACACTGGGACGAATATTACTGGCCACCATCTCTTTTAGTATGGAATCAGCCTTGTACAACTTCCCAGCTCCGCCGTTCTTGCAGTGCCCATCAATGAGCGTGTTGTAACTAACTACCGACGGTGAGAACCCCCAGGACTTGATGGAATTCAACACATCTGTAGCTCTCCTCAGCTTTCCTACCTTACAAAGGCCATTAATAACAGTATTAAAAGTGTACAGGTTGGGTGCTATCCTCCTTCGCATGATCTCCTTATACACAGTTTCCACCATGTCGGCCTTCTCCTTTATTAAAGAATTTAATAAAGGGTTACAAGACAGGACGGAGAGGCGGTACCCGTAATCGCCGGTACGGTAAAAGACCTCGATGGCGGAATCGATCTTCGAGTTATTTACCAGGGCAAGGAGGAGCATGTCGGCGAGGATGGAGAGGCAGTCATAGCGGCGGCGGGAGGGCTCGGCGGTGACAGAGAGCATGTGGAGAATGGATATCGCGGAGTGGGTACCGGAAATGGTGAGGTAGTGGAATTCCGAGCGAATTTTGGGGTAGAGCTTATCGGCCGCGAGGGCGAGGATGAGCCGGCAGTGGAGGTGTAGTTCGAGCGGTACGCGGTAGTGGCTCTGGGACCAGCGGGAGAAACATAGGGCAGTGGCAGAGGAGGAGGGGCACTCGAGAATGAGGCGGAGGAAGGATGCGACAACATCTGCAGGGGTGGCGGCGGAGGCGGAGATGAGAGTCTTGAGGCAGGACCAGTCCTGGCGGGAGGCGAGATCACAGATGGTGGCGGGATCAGGAGAGCTCAGATTACTGGCGGCGGTGGATGTGGCGGAGCAGATCGATCGGAAAAGGAGGCGTCGGTGGAGAAGGCGGGGCATCAACGGAGATGAGACGACACCACGGGTTTGGGTTTTTCCAGCATCCTGGTTCTGTATATATAGTCGGAACCGACTTCAGTCACGACTTAAGCAGCGACATGTTGGCCAGACTTTATATCACGCCCCTTCCTTGCTTACTCCTCAACAGCTAGGGTTTCGAACTTgcagcgagagagagagagggagaaatGTCGAAAAAGAACAACTTGGCGAAGCGGAAGAAACAGCACGAATTCGACCTCAAAAGTGAGATTTTTGCCCTCCTCGTTATTTTTCACAAATGCctgtccttccttttctccctTCGCCTTTTTCCCGTGTTCTTTGTACGTTGTCTTTGTTCTATGCCTTCTGTGTGTGTTCTTTCGATcaggagaaaaggaagaaagggagaagaaagagaagaagctgCAAGCTAAAAAGAACAATATGAAGGTGCGCCTCTTCACTAagattgcattttttttttctttcaatttatCGTTGGCTTTTTAACTTCTTAATGTCATTATCTCTTCTTTTTCATTAACATTGTTTGAAAATGTATTTCTTTTAATCATGAACTCTTTTGGATCAAAACTCGGTTCTATGCGTGGAGAACATAAAGCTCATACGGTCATACGACTCTGATATTATGTTTTTGACCTGAGATTTGATTTGAAACAAGAACATCAATTTGAGAGCCCTCAGAGGTTTACTGCAGAATCACTTTAGGCTTACTGATTCTACATTTCAGTTTGGTTTTATGATGGAATATAATTTTAACTGTTCTTGTTATACATTGGTGTGGGGCACCAGAGTCAAAAGTGAACAAATACCTAAATGCTTAAAGTCATTTTGAGATTGTTGGGAATGTTATGGCCAAGCAATTTTCGATTCAGTATCGCCCAAGCAATAAACGGCTGAAATGGGGCTAAAGTTCTTCAACCTTATGAACATCAATCTGTCAATTCCTTCTGTTTGGACTCCTTATTTTATACAGGATCAGAACTTTTAGATTCTTTACTCTTCACCGGATGAAACCTTGCATGCCTCAAAGAACCCCTCTGGCTTGACCTTGGCATGGAAGCAACATGAGATGTTTCGTGTTGGTCGGCGGGTGGAATAAAATCTTTCGCTTGTGCAGACTGGCCCGAAACAAAATTGCATTTTATGGTTTCCAGTGCTATAAGCCAATTACAGTATACTGACTGGATTTGTTTTATAGCACTATGATAGATATAACCTTGCATTGTAGGGAATAAGGAAAAGGCAGATGTATTCAGGCTGAAGTCTCTGCCTGGATACTAATACAGATGTGGATCTAAGTATTTGAcactttgtttttagaaatttttatataCAAGATCGACAAAAGTACCGGGTCGAAATGCCCCATTTTGACACAGCTACTGAGGAGGTAAATGAGGTTGCCTGAAATGGAGTAAGGAACAAATGACATTTTTTTTTCTGTTCTAAACTCTGGAACTTGTATTTATTTGGCTGTTTTTAACTTGAATTGTTCTTATAAGAAATTTCTTCTTTCCTTGAATTTTACTTATCTTTTGTTTGCTTTAATTCAACTTATTTAGGTAGATGGTTCTGCCATGAAAAGGAGGAACAAAGGAAGGTTTCGAGTTGGGAAGGTGAAAACCAAATTATCCAACTTGGCCAAGGCTAAAGCAGCCCAAGCCATGGAACTTGACAAATAGGCAACCATTTGAATGTAGAGGCTTGATTACATGAGCAGATGCCAGCAATTTGAACCATGTATCATGCGAGTTTAGCTAGAAGTTGTATGGTTCTTTTCACTGAACAACTGCAAAATTAAATCTTGCTATGTTTCTTAGAGACTCGAGTGGTGTGTAATTCAcacgaatttgaattttgaatccaAGTGTTTGGCTGGATTGCCTTTAAAAGGCTTTTACATACAACCTTGTAGAGTCCTCCTCAAAAGTCAGGATGGTAGATCGAAAGTATTAGAGCATCTCCATGTCAATTTTTCTAAatacataatttattttaaatttcaatttttctaaatacataatttattttaaattatatattttatataaaaattattttatatcaactatcatatctattctttaaatttagatcgactaatgaaaaatagatatatagaaagaaaaataataaaaaaataaaagagtgaagaaaataataaaaattttagagtAGTTGATATAATATAGAGTGAAAAAAAATGATAGTTTCAATTTAACATGGTTAATGGAACAATATATATGAACTAAAAAAATAAGCTTTTTAAGAACATGGGTCAGGATGGCCGAGTGGTCTAAGGCGCCAGACTCAAGTTCTGGTTCTCGTGAGAGAGCGTGGGTTCAAATCCCACTTCTGACAATTTATGTTTTTTCCTTTGGAAAATCCAACTTTTCGAAAAtgtcattttaaatttaatattaaatttttatacgGAGTAATTGCAAACATTGAACGTTATTTTGACACACCATTAATCAAATTTTTTAGTCCCCTCTGGAAGGGGGCTGGATGGGCGATGATTAAAATATGGGATATTATAATATGAGGTCTTAGGCTCAAAATTCGATGTGTCCGAATACATCTCCCCTTCATGCCTTGTCACCTGTATTAATTGTTAGTAGACATCCGTATTTTATTTCCTTTGTGTTGGTCTAGGGACGAATTGACGGGAGCGCTGAGGTGagcgaatgaaaaaaaaaatgaaaaggatgAAGGATGGAGTCTAATGGCTATATTGTAGCATATATATGGGGAGgagctctctcacgcgtgggtacaTAAGGGAGTACAAATCCAAGGCACTAATctaagttgactcgtgtgtgagCATGATTTGCATCATTGAATGTCAGACCAGTCGAGGTTAAATTTATCCAAGCGAACGAACCAATATTTATCGCTCAAATTTAATTTTACTACCTGCTCAAATGAATAACGGATGTATTAACTAATGTTAATAACATATCCAAAACCTCCTGGCATTTTGATCTAGGTGAGTAAAGACATTAAATGGTGAGATCTTGAGTGGAGTGTGCAAGAACAATGATCTCTATCCATCTACCTTCTCCCATTGTTTTTCCTTTGTCATGCATCCACTCGGCAAATCCACTCATGATAGCCTTTAGGTATCTCTTAGTTTGCCACAACCATCAATATTTGGTGAGGATCACGATTTACTATTATATCATGGGAAACATATACCCCACGAC includes these proteins:
- the LOC122053172 gene encoding pentatricopeptide repeat-containing protein At1g09820-like gives rise to the protein MPRLLHRRLLFRSICSATSTAASNLSSPDPATICDLASRQDWSCLKTLISASAATPADVVASFLRLILECPSSSATALCFSRWSQSHYRVPLELHLHCRLILALAADKLYPKIRSEFHYLTISGTHSAISILHMLSVTAEPSRRRYDCLSILADMLLLALVNNSKIDSAIEVFYRTGDYGYRLSVLSCNPLLNSLIKEKADMVETVYKEIMRRRIAPNLYTFNTVINGLCKVGKLRRATDVLNSIKSWGFSPSVVSYNTLIDGHCKNGGAGKLYKADSILKEMVASNIRPSVITFNILINGYCKDGNSSFAMRFLDEMKRQGLSPNVVTYSSLINGLCCEDKLGEALELLTEMQDYNLNPYVVIFNAIINGLCKKGDMEKAKGFLDVISENNLLPNVITYNTLIDGCCRAGMMEEATGLKGLMLKKGINPNISTYNCLINGFCKNGDRKIVVELLDEMKEKGVRADLVTYNVLIGSLCNEGKLAKAVKLLDEMLEMGVKPSHLTYNTLIEAFCKKGNLGAAYNMKIRMERSGKRANVPTYNIFIKYFCGIGKMEKANELLNMILEKGLLPNRVTYGMIKDEMIEKGYVPNIDGHLCSSSLA
- the LOC122053175 gene encoding uncharacterized protein LOC122053175; protein product: MSKKNNLAKRKKQHEFDLKREKEEREKKEKKLQAKKNNMKVDGSAMKRRNKGRFRVGKVKTKLSNLAKAKAAQAMELDK